Proteins encoded together in one Festucalex cinctus isolate MCC-2025b chromosome 8, RoL_Fcin_1.0, whole genome shotgun sequence window:
- the LOC144024468 gene encoding uncharacterized protein LOC144024468 — MEGFKKNDRWTDEEVQALLSIYGDEETQRQFESATRNDKVYQLITAKLEELSIFHTQRQVREKLKKLKQDYKKLKDHNSRSGNDRKINKWYERLDVILGHRMGCTTGKTKDSAIAMLEVMCEDTAVGEDSSTTDTLTHQAGPSLSFSVPSDVSLSSPVPVEALEGISEDGPSTSGSCAPLSTSTSNDEVSEHSRLRAESAELFLSLLPCSPVQLDLLCALLYVMMPP, encoded by the exons AtggaaggatttaaaaaaaacgatagGTGGACGGACGAAGAAGTGCAGGCTCTCCTGAGCATTTACggggacgaggagacccaacgaCAATTTGAAAGTGCCACAAGAAACGATAAAGTCTATCAATTGATAACCGCGAAGCTAGAAGAGCTTagcattttccacacacaaagGCAGGTAAGGGAAAAACTCAAGAAACTCAAACAGGACTATAAaaaactcaaggaccacaacagCCGAAGcggaaatgaccgcaaaattaataaatggtacGAAAGACTGGACGTcattctcggccaccggatgggGTGTACAACCGGTAAAACAAAGGACTCTGCAATTGCAATGCTGGAAGTTATGTGCGAGGACACGGCAGTGGGCGAGGATTCCTCAACAACAGACACGCTAACACACcaag CGGGACCTTCTCTGAGCTTCTCTGTACCTTCTGATGTCTCCCTGAgcagtcctg TTCCAGTCGAGGCGTTGGAAGGGATAAGCGAGGATGGTCCATCCACAAGCGGAAGCTGCGCCCCTCTGTCAACTTCCA CTTCAAATGATGAAGTGAGTGAACATTCGCGGCTACGAGCAGAATCAGCAGAGCTGTTCCTGAGCCTTCTGCCTTGCTCTCCCGTCCAG ctggaccttctctgtgctctcctttacgttatgatgcctccctga